CGGGGTTATCTTCTGAGACAATTATTGCTCCCCAACCATCTCCTAAAGCGTTACAAGATATAGCGGAAGGTATTTCAGATATTTTTTTAAAGTAAGGCACATTTGCCTGGCTAAAACGCATTTAGGATGCGTCAATAGCCTATTATCCTTGTTGAGCATCTAATTTCAACAAAACATCTTCCTCTTGATGTTTAACATGAACATTCAAAGGTTGAAGAACGGGAAAAAAGGGCTGATGTAAACTAATTAAAGAGGCTAAGGTTTTCTTTAACTGAGTACGAGGGACGATCGCATCTACAAAGCCATGTTTTAATAAATACTCCGAGGTTTGGAACCCTTCCGGTAACTTTTCTCGTAAGGTTTGTTCAATTACCCGTCGTCCTGCAAATCCAATCGTCGCATTCGGTTCCGCAATAATAATATCACCTAACATCGCAAAACTGGCTGTTACCCCTCCCGTTGTCGGATGAGTTAAGACTGGAATATAGAGTAATTTTCGATTACGATGGCGTTCTAGGGCCCCTGAAATTTTGGCCATCTGCATCAAACTTAACATTCCTTCCTGCATTCGCGCCCCACCAGAAGCACAAATAATCACCACAGGTATGCGTTCCTCCGTTGCGTGTT
This genomic window from Crocosphaera sp. UHCC 0190 contains:
- the accD gene encoding acetyl-CoA carboxylase, carboxyltransferase subunit beta encodes the protein MSIFDWFAKQEKSEPPIQQQQQEREIADGLWTKCEACTALTYTKDLKINQLVCTECGHHFRVESDERIAQLIDDKTWKPLNTHLEPTDPLKFYDRKSYSDRIKDTQEKTGLIDAVQTGTGLIDGLPLALGVMDFRFMGGSMGSVVGEKLCRLIEHATEERIPVVIICASGGARMQEGMLSLMQMAKISGALERHRNRKLLYIPVLTHPTTGGVTASFAMLGDIIIAEPNATIGFAGRRVIEQTLREKLPEGFQTSEYLLKHGFVDAIVPRTQLKKTLASLISLHQPFFPVLQPLNVHVKHQEEDVLLKLDAQQG